One window of the Shewanella litorisediminis genome contains the following:
- a CDS encoding NAD-dependent malic enzyme: MDDNKRPLYLPFAGPAILEAPLINKGSAFTEEERIFFNLEGLLPYAIETIEEQASRAYDQFRSFNNDLDKHIYLRNIQDTNETLFYRLVQNNIAEMMPIIYTPTVGLACERFSKNYRRNRGLFISYPNKDRIDDILNNSTRHKVKIIVVTDGERILGLGDQGIGGMGIPIGKLSLYTSCGGISPAYTLPITLDVGTDNPHLLEDPMYMGWRHPRIGGEEYSEFIEAFMEAVHRRWPDVLIQFEDFAQKNAMPILERYKDRYCCFNDDIQGTAAVTVGSLLAACKAANTQLSAQRIAFLGAGSAGCGIAEAIVAQMVSEGISDEQARSQVFMVDRWGLLLDNMPNLLPFQQKLAQKIDNINHWDDFSDNVSLLNVVNNAKPTVLIGVSGAPGLFTEEIIRAMHSHCARPIVFPLSNPTSRVEATPKDILHWTSGQALVATGSPFEPVVVDDVTYDIAQCNNSYIFPGIGLGVLACGANRVSDEMLMASSRALAECSPLAKDGVGPLLPPLEEIHDVSKHIAFAVAKVAIEQGHALDTTDELLLQSIEANFWYPEYRRYKRTSF; encoded by the coding sequence ATGGACGATAACAAACGCCCGCTCTATTTACCGTTCGCCGGTCCAGCCATTCTTGAAGCGCCACTGATCAACAAAGGCAGCGCCTTTACCGAAGAAGAGCGGATATTCTTCAACCTTGAAGGCCTGTTACCTTACGCGATTGAAACCATCGAAGAGCAGGCATCCAGGGCCTACGATCAGTTCCGTAGTTTCAACAACGATCTGGATAAGCACATCTACCTGCGCAACATCCAGGACACCAACGAAACTCTGTTTTACCGCTTGGTGCAAAACAACATTGCCGAGATGATGCCTATCATCTACACCCCAACAGTGGGCCTGGCCTGTGAGCGTTTCTCCAAAAACTATCGGCGCAACCGTGGACTCTTTATCTCCTATCCCAACAAGGACAGGATTGACGATATCCTCAATAACTCCACCCGTCACAAGGTAAAAATTATCGTTGTGACCGACGGTGAGCGCATTCTGGGTCTGGGCGATCAGGGTATCGGCGGCATGGGGATACCCATCGGAAAGCTGTCACTCTACACGAGCTGCGGTGGTATCAGCCCGGCCTATACCCTGCCTATTACGCTGGATGTGGGTACTGACAATCCGCACCTGTTGGAAGACCCCATGTACATGGGCTGGCGTCACCCTCGCATCGGCGGAGAAGAATACAGCGAGTTTATCGAAGCCTTCATGGAAGCGGTACACCGCCGCTGGCCGGATGTACTCATACAATTTGAAGACTTTGCCCAGAAGAATGCCATGCCCATTCTGGAGCGTTATAAGGACAGATACTGCTGCTTTAACGATGACATTCAAGGCACGGCTGCAGTGACCGTGGGTTCATTGCTTGCCGCCTGTAAAGCCGCAAACACGCAACTCAGTGCCCAGCGCATCGCCTTCCTCGGTGCCGGCAGCGCTGGTTGTGGTATTGCTGAGGCCATAGTGGCGCAGATGGTCTCTGAAGGCATCAGTGATGAGCAGGCCCGTAGCCAGGTCTTTATGGTTGACCGCTGGGGACTGCTGCTGGACAACATGCCCAACCTGCTGCCATTCCAGCAAAAACTGGCACAGAAGATTGATAACATTAACCACTGGGATGACTTCAGCGACAATGTCTCGCTGCTGAACGTGGTGAACAATGCCAAGCCGACGGTACTGATTGGTGTATCCGGTGCTCCCGGCCTCTTTACCGAAGAGATCATCCGCGCCATGCACAGTCATTGCGCCCGTCCAATCGTATTCCCGCTGTCAAACCCCACCAGCCGGGTTGAAGCGACGCCAAAAGATATCCTGCACTGGACCAGCGGCCAGGCACTGGTCGCAACCGGAAGCCCGTTTGAACCTGTAGTGGTGGACGATGTGACCTACGACATCGCCCAGTGTAACAACAGTTACATCTTCCCCGGCATTGGTCTTGGGGTGCTCGCGTGCGGTGCCAATCGGGTTTCAGATGAAATGCTGATGGCCTCCAGCCGGGCGCTGGCGGAGTGTTCTCCATTGGCAAAAGACGGCGTTGGCCCCTTGCTGCCACCGCTGGAAGAAATTCACGATGTGAGCAAGCACATTGCCTTTGCCGTGGCCAAGGTGGCTATCGAACAGGGGCATGCACTTGACACCACAGATGAGCTGCTGCTGCAGTCCATCGAGGCCAACTTCTGGTACCCCGAGTACCGCCGTTACAAGCGCACTTCGTTCTAA